The Bombus pascuorum chromosome 4, iyBomPasc1.1, whole genome shotgun sequence genomic interval ATCGGTAGCGTTGcataatttatcgaattccTCGAGTATGCGAGCGCAGGCAGACTCGATACGCGAGGTGAAAGTCGAAGCCGGATCGTGTTCAGAGATAATTTAGGCGGCTAATGGGAGCTCTGGAAAGCCAGGTTCGCACTGTTAGCGTCGTAAGCCCCGGTTTTCGTGATAATCGACGCGCCGTTTTTCCTCTTAACGATCCCGATTAATGATTCATGAGCGTTCCAGCCGTTTACCTCCTATCGTTCCGCCGATCCGATCCGATAACACGGTAATCGCACCGAGCTGCCCATTTTTGCTTGCTTCTACATTTTTTCCTCGCTTCTTGTTTCGTTCCAAGTCTGGTGCGATGATTAGAGGGTGGCAGCGACGTTTTGCAAACGAACCGCGCGTATAATAACTGTCATTAGATCGTTGATTGTTCAATTTGCGTTTACTAGGTCGGACGGACTGGTTAATTGCTGGATTATGGTCGCTTATGGTAGCCACTCGAAGCTTGAAAGCGAGCACAGTCCTGAAATTATATGTACCCCTGCACGTGTGATGGATTCAGTGCATTTAATGGTTCAATCGGTAGATACGTGTTTGATCCTATGATATACCGCTTTGAGATTTCTAGATCTGCAAATTCAGATTGGTCAATTTTCAAACGTAGCAATTGTCAAAGTTAACTTTCTCCGACAATTGTCCATTCCAAGAATGTAAGAATCCACGTGAATGTCccgtgaatatttttattacgtattatctttatttgaaaatacaatatatctgtatttatttttttaacgatacatACAAAACAtctacacacacatacacacatatatatatataatttttaatatacctaTTTATTTggtatttcaaaaatatatttcaattaaaatcattCAGTCAAAACCAACTTCAATCTACTAAATTatgcaataaaaaagaatgaaagggATTGGCAATTATTAGGGTTAATTGATGCGTACTTCCAAGTACCTCCCGTTATATCAGAATCTTTTCCTCGACTTCACCGTGTTGTGCGATTAACGAATCATTTATATTACCGTCTCGATTAGCTTCGGACGAGCCTCTCGACCGCTAATTCGCTCTGATTTATCTGTTTCCCTTGGTCGGAGCAGTGACGAATTGCCGGTCCAATTGACACTGCCAAGGGCGATGCGCGAGGCCAAGAATAGGCAGCAACTCTCCTCCCTGGCGCTTCTGGGTCAGGAATTCTGGAGATACCCGATGGCGAATCCGAAACCACCGGagagcagcagcagcaacacgTCTAGTTTAAGCAGTTTCCGGGGTGGTAAGTCGGAGTAAAACGTTTCATTGGCTCTTttttacttcatttttatGTCTAAACTTAACTGGATCTTTTAATTTGCTTatggaaagaaattataattgtatgtagTTTTTCGTTCTGCTAagagaaataagaattaataGCTTTTTTTATCGAGTGCGTTTTTCTTACACCGGAATGAGTATTTGGTATTGTTTATTTCAGGTaacaataatttgaataacaacaataacaatattCATACGCCGACGACGGAGAGTATCGTGTTGAATTTGGCGCCAATCTCGTCGCATGATACCCGTGAGTGACTGATTATACAATCAAATTACCAAATTAGAAGTTTGCTTTAGTAACAACCTTTCGTTTATATCAGCATACTAATATACGAAAACAATGACGATATTAACACACAACGATAAAGACAAATTTCACAACTTTACCAAATTGAACGCCAAACCAAGAAACCTACCCACCTACGATCCTCATCCAGCCATAACTTTCCTTCTGCCTCTTACTCGATGAATCTTCGGGGACCAGAATCTCCagagaacaaaaataaaaactatcCACGCACCAAAAATAATCCGGCATCGCCTTATTTTCGTATGCAGGAAGCTCGTCGCCTACAGGCGCCTTGACGACAACCACATTCGCGTCGTCGttgcctcgacagcctcgtCCAACGCCACCAAACACCTTGAATTTGACAACCTTCAACGAGCCTCTAGAcctgaagaaagaaaaaatctcACCAGGCGACAAACTATCTCAGAAATTGATCTCCCCTAATCTGGTGCAGAGCGTTCGTTGCCCTTCGCCTGTGGTTCACAACGTGGAGAGTAACGTGCTGAGTCCTGTCCAGGACACCAAAGTCAGCTTCGAGTCGAAAACCATGGCAGAGACTTCGAAATCGACGATGGTCGAACTGTCCAGGACCAGATTCTCCTCTGTCAGCACTTCCATGATGAATTTCCATCAAAACGTGTCGACGTTCAATAATCTATCCTGCACCACGTCCCCTGTACTACCTGAGATAAGAAATATCATAGCGGAGAATCATTCTCTGGGACAGAACGTGAAAACGCCACCTCCGCCGCCTCCGAGATGGGCCAAACCCGCGATTGGCCCGAATCAGAATAATTTCAGCGTTACAACCACCGTGACGTTCAATGTCAATCACTCGAATGATATCGGTAGCTCTCAGGTAATTATTTGAGAATAGTTTGGAAGATCAGAGATTGGAAGTTTGGTATTAGGGTTGACAATGATGATGGATTCGATGAGATTACGGCTTAGAAGACGGGATGATTTAATACCTGTGATTAAATTAGGAAATTGTTATTCGTCTTCTGTGTTATGGAATGTTTAACACTTAGCCAACTTAGCTTCTCACCGCACTGAACAAGCCAATCAATACGCTGTCCACCGTGCATTTTTTCAAGCAACTAGGACTAATATTCGCTAGTTGAAAAACAAAGaagtctaaaaattatttaactggtcaattatattttgcgataataattttgtttaacgatttcacatactatttatacaaaatatcaaattaaaagtacatattaaaagtataaaaaatataggtaaaattaaaaacattaaaaatgactaaagataaataacacgacttgaacgtgaaattaaacattcataatgcattttaatatatttttacagtgtggtatcgttcgattataactttatttagtcaCTAACTGATagtgtaactttttaattaattttaacaccaCTGAAttggtgtattttattatataccgtactttataaaagcagaaaaaatgtagtaattaattagaaacaaTTCCAGGTAAACAATAACtgataataacaacaacaacaaaaaaagaaaacgcgttgCTAAAGTCAAACAGAGAGATCTCCCGGTTGGGTCACGCAGCGATGTGCTTCACAGAGGGGAGATCTCCCCGTTCGGTTGGCTAAGTGTTAAATATGTGTTTTGTTTTCCTTGCCTACGGTGCAACCAATTTCTCTATTAACTCTGTATTCTTTATCCGCTGTCAATTCACAAAATTCTAGAAATACCTCTCCTCTATCAATTCTCTATACTCTGTTCAAAATCTACTGATTTCCAATCgaacaataacaaaattaaatcactgactctttgtctttctctttcagAACACCCCATCGGACCCCAATACTTCTCTGTTAAGCCCACAGAGCGCCACATCGAACAAGTCTCTGACCTCAAACTTCTCGGTGAAGTCACCCTTGTCTCCGACGACGCCGATACTCTCTCCAATGTCAAAACTAGTCCCAAATACAGGCGCTAAGACGCCCAACGTTCTTTCACCAACTACGCCATCCAGTACGAGCAAATCGAAACGAAGACGAGACCGAGAAGCTCGAAAGAACTCGCAACACTACCAGGAATCTGACATTTTGGAATCGTACTATCGAAGTTCGCCTGGAGACAAGATTTCGGACTACGAAGATATTTGGAATACTACCGATCAGTCGAACCATTCCACCTGGTCTCCCAACGACAAACTGGCCAGGAATGATGGGCCAGCGAATCCTCAGGACCGACTGAGGAACTCGAACGATCGACTGATGGTCCCAGACAGAGTCGGAAATCCAAATTCCGAGAGAAATTTCAACGAACGACTGCCAACGAGCGAGCAGTTGATAGTGAGGAACGACAGGATGATCGTGAGAAACGATAAGTCGATTGGAAATGAGAAATTGAGTTACAAGGAGATGACCAGTCCCGAGTTTAGCAGCTTTAAGCCTGCTCAGGAGGCGAAGCCTGTGGAGCAGAGCAATGGATCGCCGGAGGAAACAGGAATGGGAAGGAGACCTGATCTGTTGTCTCGAGTCTGTGAGTATTTAACGCAGAATCGGGTTTATTTGGCAGAATTTATAaatcgtagtattatataatatttgtacattataataattgatagatgaaacaaatttctatttgaatTCATCGAATTCAAGAATGTAAAAGCGCGTAGAAATCTGCAATTTCGAAATGggatatattaataaataataagcaAATTGTTCAACGACCTTCGCATATCCACTGCCACTAATTCAAAATTATCGTTTACCAAGCAGGTAGCGCGAACTCCTTGAACAGTCCCAGCACGGTGACACCTCCCAGGAACAAACTAGGCTTAATGCTGGCCAAATCAGAGAGCAACAGCCCCCTGACACCGGAGTCGAAGCAGGGTAGTCCGTTTTACGCGGAACCAGCGGACGCTATCGCGCAGAACGCGGCGATAATACCAAGAAGACGACCTAGGAACAACCCAGCAACTAATAAATATCGGCACAGCGAACCAGGGTGGCTACAAACGCCAGTAGGTGCAAATTCTAATCAGCTGCATCCGATCGACTGGGAGGAATCGGAAGAAACGGAAGATAAGACGCCTCTGATCTCGTCTTCCGTGGATAATCTGGCCAAGAGACTCGGCACCAAAGAGACGAAGAAGATTCCACGTGCCAAGCCGGTACAGCCACCAAAGATCAGGACCAAGGTGTTCAACGACACTTCCTGGGCCGTGGACTCCAGCTGGGAATTTATTGGTGTGATACGATTTCTTATTCGTTATATATTCCgttatttatgaatttgtgAAAAGTGACGATTTCTCTAGCTGGAGATCTATCGTTAAATTATCGCTTCTtcgatcttttaaataattttgaggCGAACGAGGGAAAAGATCGTATCGAAAGACACGAGCGAAGAATCTAACACCTTGTTCAAGTTGTAGTGCACAGATACACGATTTCTTTTCGAATCAACGAAACCGACATCGTGTCGTTACATCAAACACATCGATAATACATCATAATATACCAACCAACAAGCAACTTGAAACGAAAGATACGATCGAATCTCTTGTCCAATCTTTACATAACATCAGCAAATCATGTCGCGATGAATCTAACGATTCGCATAATCTAATCTCTATTTGAGAAAGTTTAGACAAGCTTCCGATAAATCAGCACGTTCTCTTCTGTTATATAAGAATTGTATTCTGTTCGATTAGTCAAGCAAATACACGCATGTTGATGCGCAAGCTGTGCGtgaaattcattgaaaaaatcgattttctttctttgtaaaCGATGAATATAGAGGATAGGTCGATAGGGGCAACGATAACGACGTTTGATAATATTTGTTCAGGCAACGAAGGGGACGACTGCGATCCGGACTACGACTGTGATGCAGATTACGAGGGCGACAACGTGGCCAGAAAGTTTCCGGACGAGGAGTGCGACAGGGACGTTGTTGGGAACACTTTGACCGTTCAGAGTATCATCCTCCAACGGTAAGTTTACAGCCGACATCATTCACAATTTGCCACTGTTTCTTCTTATTTACAGTCATCAATAGCGCCGATAATGGATGTTTGAATCAAACAAAGCTGTTTAAATTCGGACGAGGGAAACACTTTTCTTATATATGAGGGACTGCTGCTATAAGGAGATAAAAGTCCACTTTCCAACAATTTGCGTCGATCAATAAAACCAACTGAAAGTCTAGCCAATTCGAATCACGTTAAAAGTGTTAAAGAAAGAATGTTAATTACTATACTGCGAATgtttattccattttatatttttacgaacagAATGAAAGGAATAGAATTTAgacagaaatttgtttcgtctACTAAACATCAGACTCTGTAGATTTTTGGaatcttaaattttccaaaaacgCAGAAACATTCGCAGCCTGTTGATTAACAATTTTAGCAATAAACTTATACGTATCTtttcatctttaaattttagtaAGAGTGGGAATGATCGTGCGTGAAAGATTTCAGCAATTTTTAATGGGATCTGcttaaaagaaattcatttccaACGAAGCCGAGcaatttttgggaaaagaacTGCAGAGAAATTACCGAATGTTACTatactataaaaatacgtGGAAACAATCAATGACGCGACTGTAGattgttcaaaataattattagtgATTTTTACGTGTGTCCAACAGGTACCCAGAGCTGTTGAAACCGCCAGACACGTCGGAGTCGCTTTACAGCGACAGGAACTCCTCGTACGACAACGTCGAGAAGAGGAACGAGAGAGAGGAGGCTGGAGACACCAGAAAGGACCAAACTTATGACTCTTCCGAGTGGGAGACGCCATTGGAGACGGACGAAAGCGACGTGGAGAGGATGAAGAAGAACAAAAGCTTCAAAGAACGACTGGACCCTCTTCTCTGTAAGTGTACGCGCTTATATTCTCTTTCTTGCTCTAGAAGACAATAGCAAACATCTaaaaagagatagaaaaataaaagaacaaaagatagagattttaaaaatataccaccgtgaatttctgaaaataattttattttctatagcATATATAACATATCTTTCGGTTCTATTTGTTCGGTACAAACTTTGTACTCTTCGATCGTCAATAGTACTATTAGTATGTATTAAACAGTGTTCGTTTCGCATAAGCAAAGTATGCTAGCCAAACTGGAGCACGTATGTAGAACGTAGAACTGgaacatacatataaaacatatttatacagCGATTTATCGACAACTGTCAGTATCGGATGACTCATAGTCAAAGATCCATCGAAGTGCATTGCCAAAGCATGGCGCAAGTGTATCGGAAATCGCATCCAGAAGGTCACGAGTCGTGGATGACACAGTCGTGACCGATCGATAGCTCAAGACCGAGAGGAAAGCAATAGTGGGATGTGTCATAGGAGAAGCGTACCATTGTGTTGACTATCGCGAATAAAAGGAGCTTCCGAATGGATTACGACGTTGCAACGACAACCGATtctaaagagaaaaagaaccgCGTTAACAAGAGATTGTCGGAATAAACGCGGTCACGTTACACGCGCTCTGATTTTGTCGATCGTTCTATCCAACGCTAGATGGATAATGCGTCTGATGTTATATGCTGATGATCGCGCTCGTTTCTCGTCTGGAGGTGGAGATAAGAGGATAAGAGGTTGATGATCGTTTCGAGATGATCTTTGTCTGAGACGTATGTCGTTTGTCGAACAGGAAACGCTGGCTGGCGTCGATGTTTGTCGATGGGTTTTAAAAGGACTCGATATCTGGCTGTggacaaaatagaaaattcaaacgtTTGCAAAGTGAGAGTAAAAAGTAAATTCGAAAGTTTGCGAATGTACGAATTGGCAAGTTGGGGAATTAGTTGGGGAATGAAGAAATGAGAGAATTGGgaggaattttttatttcaataaagatGTGGAAACATTGCGATATTAGAGGTTTAAAATAGGAAATTGAGGAATCGAAAAATTAGGAGGTTgtagaaaattggaaaagtaaGAAGTTCGTCCTTTTAAAAACTTGGTAGCTCGAATATGTTTGattgtttataaaatgaatgtaaataaatttagagAAAAAAATGGGGGAATCCAGATATCAAATAGCTGACACGTTACAAAGGTCAGaataatcgaaaaaatatataaattagtaaattagGAAATTAGAGCAAGGAATTTAAAAGCAAGAAACTAAGCAGATTAAATATGCATaagcataaatattcattaacaGTCTTGCATAATTAATAGATTAAAACTGGAATTGATTGATCTATACAGACAAACTGTAAGCTTTCGTCATCCAACTGTACGAATAACaataacgaacgaataaaacgTAAATTTTCCAACGTGCGTTGTTAGGATTTCGGTCTTGACTTCGGTAATTTTCCCGTGACTGCGAGTaaactttcaaaattttttatcgatcgtcAAACACTTCCTTCCCATGGAATCATCACAATGTCGACTCCTTTCAAACGGTAGTTTACGAGGCGTAATAGAAGCGCGATAAAGAGGCTCAAACTCAGGCAGAACCTGTAACTCGCAAAGTGCACGTTGCACCcttaatttactaattattaattattaattccagTCGATGCTTCTACCTACTgtctctttattattttattctatcaatGGATAAGCAACGTAAATGGAAAATCCGAATAATTACAGAAAGCAAAGGAAGAATACTAGCGATGAATATCTCCCTCaagttgaaaaatatgtaattctCCTACGTTTCTTCTTGGATTTTATGTTGTACATTTGTAATTATTGTCTTGATACAAGGACGATCTGAaggtattaaaaattgttgagCTTCCTTTTATAgggaacgaaataaaattatactaacttatcttcgtaaaaattcacgaagaaaaagataccGAAGATCgacgaattttcttttcatcgagAGCAGTTTCGAAGATTATTGTTCTCCTGTTCagtgaaaatttcttttgttgtaattttacgattttatcgaCGATGCttgcaatttataattaaattgcgAATATTGTAATCGATAGGAAgatcgtaaatatttttataatatttatttaattttaatgataagatatttattttattagcaaAGATGATTAGtgattttttactaaattgcAATCCTCTCGGACACTGTTCgaaaagcaaaatttattccttgataaattacaagtaaaaaaatgtagaaataaaattcgtaataGGAAGAGTATGAAATAAGCTTCGTCCTTTATTTACTGCTCACAGTTTTGTGACAAGAGTAATTGGCACGCGCAACAAACGCATCAGTTAAAATAGAAACGTTTTATCTTCGGTGTCTACGTAACACACATGGCggaaatcattttattatcccGCGATACACGCGTTCATCGCGATACGATTATCATCGCCTTTGTAAAAATTCGCAACCGTACTACGTTTCAATCTCATCCATGTTAGCCCACTTCTTCGCGAAATTATCTCGCCAAGATGTGCATCATCGAAATTACGAAGTCACTGTGCCACGCGCTTGCGAAAGAAACGCAGAAATCCAGTGCGTAATTATACCataattagattaaaatgaGTCTTCATAAAGAACGACAGAAGAAACTATCATCGCAAAGTATAAATCGTTTTTTCTATAACAAAAAAAGAGATTATTTCACTATCGCATAATAAAGACCACctaaacaaaattatctcCGTCGAGCAATAAGGCGCGTCGATATTTAATTAGCAATatcaaaataagaaaaacaataGATAAAACATGAGCGTTTATCGtgctttacatttttttttctttattttattttggttattttacaatttgtccttatggacatttggtaaagtgttatatcttattggtgaaaaaaaaaataaaataaaaataaatatagcatgtgggtggctacccccagcgaggtgccagcttcgttttttctaagttatatcttttatgatcgtGCTTTACATGAAACAGCGAGAACAAACcaagtattttacatataatcaACAAGTAGCTTGTGCTATCGATGCTGAGATATGAAAAAGActattcgaaaaagaaaagaaaagacagaaataaaaacacaAGATGACAAGACGCGGTGGatctattataaaatcataataaagataaatggaGTTGGCAGATGCAGTAGCAATTTGTAACACGGTACAGTTGAATCGCGACAGATACCTCGATTCTGTTGATCGTTAGTCGTGCACGTGAACAGCCGGTGAATACAGAAACTCACGTTGAAAACGATGCATTGAAAACGTAATCTGTCGTATGGAAAACGCGTTCGTTTCATTCGCCGCGGCTAGCATCGGTCGTTAATTATCTTCGTCTACTCCCAGAGTACTCTTTTGTCCCTGTTTTCTTTTGTAAGGGAGTATCGACGTTCTCGTTGTCTGGTCCCTCCGAGAATTAATTCGTACGGGGCCATGGAAATTTTCACGCTCGATTTATTTTACGGtgcatttgaaattttcgagcAACGATTTGAACGAACAACGATAAAGCCGATAAAgtataaagagaaaataaaaaaaataagaatagagATTCCGAATAAGAGAAAATTTCTAACGTATATTTTTCGAATCCTCAAATTTTCTACACATCAAcgttgttttaatttatatctttcaaaTGTGTATCTTCTAATTGTCATAATAGTTTTGAATTGCAAgattttgaatgaaaattaataatttatagttttattaaaattaatagttttataattaataataataataaaaatattaattctcgATAGATCTCGAATTTCTACGATCCTCGGTACCCTGAATTTTACTTAAATGAAACAACatctaaattataaaaaaataaatgaaacacaataattaaaacaagtataataattgaccgtaatagaaattatatttttattaattatattttcatcttcgGGGGTTGATGACGAACGACGGTACCTGCCTTGTCGcgtaattttaagtaataaccAAAAGATTCAGTAAATGACTGCCTTTATTGGTCACAGttatgtttttattacaaaaagatCACAAGAACTGTCGCAGACCCGTCTCCTACCatcaaggaggaaagctcggtgtgggtttGCCCTTTTGAACCGAGAACGCGGATTCTTCGTTCAcgcttttcggtagaaaagtgagagTAACGATcagcgatgcccattggttaataaatgaaactatgaaaacaaagaaaagcagatgtggctcatgggcatccttgttcgtggGAAAAGCCTGCTACTTCGCTGGGCACCCGCTTTTTCCGTAATTGGTAAGAGCTTGCAaaaaacataaggaccatccGTAAgccgaaaatatttatatgaatagaaattaaGCTAAGAAGATTCGGTTTACGGT includes:
- the LOC132906526 gene encoding protein sprint isoform X7, which encodes MLITKYTTILLQSTNQHILRSDVFLEPYLQQHGTVQVVSSPSTPPPNPLQHHQLTQLHHVQSEESLSSEGSATSGGSSSSTEDSGSEVACDITLIERLIRSHPIWFLPGIQRAGAFHLLQGKEEGNFVVRQSSQSDTMALSVRLPPGKGPYIEHYLIQANKGKLSLETSENRFDNIPSLIAHYSQCCDELPVQLTLPRAMREAKNRQQLSSLALLGQEFWRYPMANPKPPESSSSNTSSLSSFRGGNNNLNNNNNNIHTPTTESIVLNLAPISSHDTRSSSPTGALTTTTFASSLPRQPRPTPPNTLNLTTFNEPLDLKKEKISPGDKLSQKLISPNLVQSVRCPSPVVHNVESNVLSPVQDTKVSFESKTMAETSKSTMVELSRTRFSSVSTSMMNFHQNVSTFNNLSCTTSPVLPEIRNIIAENHSLGQNVKTPPPPPPRWAKPAIGPNQNNFSVTTTVTFNVNHSNDIGSSQNTPSDPNTSLLSPQSATSNKSLTSNFSVKSPLSPTTPILSPMSKLVPNTGAKTPNVLSPTTPSSTSKSKRRRDREARKNSQHYQESDILESYYRSSPGDKISDYEDIWNTTDQSNHSTWSPNDKLARNDGPANPQDRLRNSNDRLMVPDRVGNPNSERNFNERLPTSEQLIVRNDRMIVRNDKSIGNEKLSYKEMTSPEFSSFKPAQEAKPVEQSNGSPEETGMGRRPDLLSRVSGSANSLNSPSTVTPPRNKLGLMLAKSESNSPLTPESKQGSPFYAEPADAIAQNAAIIPRRRPRNNPATNKYRHSEPGWLQTPVGANSNQLHPIDWEESEETEDKTPLISSSVDNLAKRLGTKETKKIPRAKPVQPPKIRTKVFNDTSWAVDSSWEFIGNEGDDCDPDYDCDADYEGDNVARKFPDEECDRDVVGNTLTVQSIILQRYPELLKPPDTSESLYSDRNSSYDNVEKRNEREEAGDTRKDQTYDSSEWETPLETDESDVERMKKNKSFKERLDPLLSPPRLQALRNRENGGTGSTIRSYALQLAADKTTTFSQNIDNFIQCTKEGKEASPHVVMRNMRQFMSGMKNYLVKHGEKEFEKEVEKERLKLKANEFLNLDAILEGVMMILVVKPLREHVYRLFVDHYAATGSLQTLAENIQHAQGKHIQDLGVRPKIIPPSEPNLERILKCIDRLQKADSPLDKLENLLAAFSAIFNSVKHANSGRHLSLGADDLLPLLVWVLVRGRVVDAEVEAEYMWGLLHPSLLTGEGGYYLTTLSSAVHVLKTFKSSQGTMSTLNGCGTPDCSSVLRILVPDELHGSLNTRTLPVRPNMNTREICRILAHKIRCTNPQDYGLFKLVQGEETLLGDHECPQELSHCLFAYKRIDAKIAWPKTSS
- the LOC132906526 gene encoding protein sprint isoform X4; translated protein: MLPPILNNINSDILTLYTNPGSGRSVATRATRGRYAEIGVKRSDVFLEPYLQQHGTVQVVSSPSTPPPNPLQHHQLTQLHHVQSEESLSSEGSATSGGSSSSTEDSGSEVACDITLIERLIRSHPIWFLPGIQRAGAFHLLQGKEEGNFVVRQSSQSDTMALSVRLPPGKGPYIEHYLIQANKGKLSLETSENRFDNIPSLIAHYSQCCDELPVQLTLPRAMREAKNRQQLSSLALLGQEFWRYPMANPKPPESSSSNTSSLSSFRGGNNNLNNNNNNIHTPTTESIVLNLAPISSHDTRSSSPTGALTTTTFASSLPRQPRPTPPNTLNLTTFNEPLDLKKEKISPGDKLSQKLISPNLVQSVRCPSPVVHNVESNVLSPVQDTKVSFESKTMAETSKSTMVELSRTRFSSVSTSMMNFHQNVSTFNNLSCTTSPVLPEIRNIIAENHSLGQNVKTPPPPPPRWAKPAIGPNQNNFSVTTTVTFNVNHSNDIGSSQNTPSDPNTSLLSPQSATSNKSLTSNFSVKSPLSPTTPILSPMSKLVPNTGAKTPNVLSPTTPSSTSKSKRRRDREARKNSQHYQESDILESYYRSSPGDKISDYEDIWNTTDQSNHSTWSPNDKLARNDGPANPQDRLRNSNDRLMVPDRVGNPNSERNFNERLPTSEQLIVRNDRMIVRNDKSIGNEKLSYKEMTSPEFSSFKPAQEAKPVEQSNGSPEETGMGRRPDLLSRVSGSANSLNSPSTVTPPRNKLGLMLAKSESNSPLTPESKQGSPFYAEPADAIAQNAAIIPRRRPRNNPATNKYRHSEPGWLQTPVGANSNQLHPIDWEESEETEDKTPLISSSVDNLAKRLGTKETKKIPRAKPVQPPKIRTKVFNDTSWAVDSSWEFIGNEGDDCDPDYDCDADYEGDNVARKFPDEECDRDVVGNTLTVQSIILQRYPELLKPPDTSESLYSDRNSSYDNVEKRNEREEAGDTRKDQTYDSSEWETPLETDESDVERMKKNKSFKERLDPLLSPPRLQALRNRENGGTGSTIRSYALQLAADKTTTFSQNIDNFIQCTKEGKEASPHVVMRNMRQFMSGMKNYLVKHGEKEFEKEVEKERLKLKANEFLNLDAILEGVMMILVVKPLREHVYRLFVDHYAATGSLQTLAENIQHAQGKHIQDLGVRPKIIPPSEPNLERILKCIDRLQKADSPLDKLENLLAAFSAIFNSVKHANSGRHLSLGADDLLPLLVWVLVRGRVVDAEVEAEYMWGLLHPSLLTGEGGYYLTTLSSAVHVLKTFKSSQGTMSTLNGCGTPDCSSVLRILVPDELHGSLNTRTLPVRPNMNTREICRILAHKIRCTNPQDYGLFKLVQGEETLLGDHECPQELSHCLFAYKRIDAKIAWPKTSS
- the LOC132906526 gene encoding protein sprint isoform X5, which translates into the protein MLPPILNNINSDILTLYTNPGSGRSVATRATRGRYAEIGVKRSDVFLEPYLQQHGTVQVVSSPSTPPPNPLQHHQLTQLHHVQSEESLSSEGSATSGGSSSSTEDSGSEVACDITLIERLIRSHPIWFLPGIQRAGAFHLLQGKEEGNFVVRQSSQSDTMALSVRLPPGKGPYIEHYLIQANKGKLSLETSENRFDNIPSLIAHYSQCCDELPVQLTLPRAMREAKNRQQLSSLALLGQEFWRYPMANPKPPESSSSNTSSLSSFRGGNNNLNNNNNNIHTPTTESIVLNLAPISSHDTRSSSPTGALTTTTFASSLPRQPRPTPPNTLNLTTFNEPLDLKKEKISPGDKLSQKLISPNLVQSVRCPSPVVHNVESNVLSPVQDTKVSFESKTMAETSKSTMVELSRTRFSSVSTSMMNFHQNVSTFNNLSCTTSPVLPEIRNIIAENHSLGQNVKTPPPPPPRWAKPAIGPNQNNFSVTTTVTFNVNHSNDIGSSQNTPSDPNTSLLSPQSATSNKSLTSNFSVKSPLSPTTPILSPMSKLVPNTGAKTPNVLSPTTPSSTSKSKRRRDREARKNSQHYQESDILESYYRSSPGDKISDYEDIWNTTDQSNHSTWSPNDKLARNDGPANPQDRLRNSNDRLMVPDRVGNPNSERNFNERLPTSEQLIVRNDRMIVRNDKSIGNEKLSYKEMTSPEFSSFKPAQEAKPVEQSNGSPEETGMGRRPDLLSRVCSANSLNSPSTVTPPRNKLGLMLAKSESNSPLTPESKQGSPFYAEPADAIAQNAAIIPRRRPRNNPATNKYRHSEPGWLQTPVGANSNQLHPIDWEESEETEDKTPLISSSVDNLAKRLGTKETKKIPRAKPVQPPKIRTKVFNDTSWAVDSSWEFIGNEGDDCDPDYDCDADYEGDNVARKFPDEECDRDVVGNTLTVQSIILQRYPELLKPPDTSESLYSDRNSSYDNVEKRNEREEAGDTRKDQTYDSSEWETPLETDESDVERMKKNKSFKERLDPLLSPPRLQALRNRENGGTGSTIRSYALQLAADKTTTFSQNIDNFIQCTKEGKEASPHVVMRNMRQFMSGMKNYLVKHGEKEFEKEVEKERLKLKANEFLNLDAILEGVMMILVVKPLREHVYRLFVDHYAATGSLQTLAENIQHAQGKHIQDLGVRPKIIPPSEPNLERILKCIDRLQKADSPLDKLENLLAAFSAIFNSVKHANSGRHLSLGADDLLPLLVWVLVRGRVVDAEVEAEYMWGLLHPSLLTGEGGYYLTTLSSAVHVLKTFKSSQGTMSTLNGCGTPDCSSVLRILVPDELHGSLNTRTLPVRPNMNTREICRILAHKIRCTNPQDYGLFKLVQGEETLLGDHECPQELSHCLFAYKRIDAKIAWPKTSS